The Mucilaginibacter yixingensis genome window below encodes:
- a CDS encoding glycosyl hydrolase 115 family protein, with protein sequence MTRYTCLRSVIVLLCLLAGRCLAQSPGDAVCVAEQPGANYFPLVAGGQASPVLVSDSEWPGVKRAAASFITDVQAVTGQLPVMVNKAQKRVVIIGTIGKNQWIDRLIKQGKLKVNDIAGKWETYLIQSVHHPFPGVEDALIIAGSDKRGTIYGVYDLSAQIGVSPWYWWADVPVKRKKALYVLPSRHTDGTPAVKYRGIFINDEAPAFSGWAREKFNGLNHHVYEKVFELILRLKGNYLWPAMWGNAFNDDDKENPALADEYGVVMGTSHHEPMDRAQQEWKRYGKGAWNYETNKQELQSFWREGIEHMGNKETVVTVGMRGDGDMPMTEGSNIALLENIVKDQRQIIGSVLKKDPADVPQMWALYKEVQDYYDKGMRVPDDITLLLCDDNWGNIRKLPALTGKPRKGGYGIYYHFDYVGGPRNYKWLNTNTIAKTWEQMHLAYAYNARQIWVVNVGDLKPMEYPISFFLDYAWNPEKWPAAKLHQYAIDWAKQQFGAEHAGKIAELLTQYTRYNSRRKPELLDQNTYSLINYNEFEHVVKDYKQLEQQAEALAGALPKAYQDAFYELVWHPIQACANLNELYFEVAKNKYYAQLGNASATNEAAAAAKQLFDKDQQISNYYNHQLAGGKWNHMMDQTHIGYVMWSDPKTNRMPDVVTLSPESVSGHQETPIAQGLEHTPKIDGLPADTHGYIAIEAEHYSKAVNQKGISWLTVPDYGNTLSGVTPWPVTASRIKPAAATPHLEYNIRLKDTGTVAITTYISPTLDFRNGGDGLYYAISVDDEQPQLVNMAAKTDSKEWAGAVSDNIRKLTTRHRVSKPGKHTIKYWMVDPAVVLQKIVLDSGGLKPSYLGPPE encoded by the coding sequence ATGACCAGATATACCTGTTTGCGTTCAGTTATTGTTTTGCTTTGCCTGCTGGCCGGCAGATGTTTGGCACAAAGCCCTGGAGATGCAGTTTGTGTTGCCGAGCAGCCCGGTGCCAATTATTTTCCGCTGGTGGCTGGGGGGCAGGCATCGCCCGTGCTTGTTAGCGACAGCGAATGGCCCGGTGTAAAGCGTGCCGCTGCTTCTTTTATTACAGATGTGCAGGCGGTTACGGGTCAGTTGCCGGTTATGGTTAATAAAGCGCAAAAACGAGTAGTTATTATCGGCACAATAGGCAAAAATCAATGGATAGACAGACTGATAAAGCAGGGTAAACTCAAGGTAAATGATATTGCCGGGAAATGGGAGACATATCTCATACAGTCGGTACATCATCCGTTCCCCGGTGTTGAAGATGCGTTAATTATTGCCGGTAGCGATAAGCGGGGCACCATTTACGGCGTTTATGATCTTTCTGCGCAAATAGGCGTATCGCCATGGTATTGGTGGGCCGATGTTCCGGTGAAGCGCAAGAAAGCATTGTACGTGCTGCCCTCAAGACATACCGACGGCACTCCGGCAGTAAAATATCGCGGCATATTTATTAATGACGAAGCGCCCGCGTTCTCAGGCTGGGCCAGAGAGAAATTTAATGGCCTGAATCATCATGTATATGAGAAGGTTTTTGAACTGATTTTACGTTTAAAAGGTAATTACCTATGGCCTGCCATGTGGGGTAACGCCTTTAATGATGATGATAAAGAGAACCCTGCACTTGCAGATGAGTATGGCGTGGTAATGGGTACCTCGCACCATGAACCCATGGACAGGGCGCAGCAGGAATGGAAACGTTATGGCAAAGGCGCATGGAATTACGAAACCAATAAACAGGAACTGCAAAGTTTTTGGCGCGAAGGAATTGAGCACATGGGCAACAAAGAAACCGTGGTTACGGTTGGCATGCGCGGCGACGGAGATATGCCTATGACCGAGGGAAGTAACATTGCGCTGTTAGAAAACATAGTTAAAGATCAGCGGCAGATTATAGGTAGTGTATTGAAAAAAGACCCTGCCGATGTGCCCCAGATGTGGGCGCTTTACAAAGAGGTGCAGGATTATTATGACAAAGGCATGCGCGTACCCGATGATATCACCCTGTTGTTGTGCGACGATAACTGGGGCAATATCCGCAAGCTGCCTGCCCTGACCGGCAAACCCCGCAAGGGCGGTTACGGTATTTATTATCATTTTGACTATGTAGGTGGTCCGCGCAATTATAAATGGCTTAATACCAATACTATTGCTAAAACCTGGGAGCAAATGCATCTGGCTTATGCTTACAACGCCAGGCAGATCTGGGTAGTCAACGTAGGTGATTTAAAGCCGATGGAATACCCCATCAGTTTCTTTCTGGATTATGCCTGGAACCCCGAGAAATGGCCGGCCGCCAAACTGCATCAATATGCAATTGACTGGGCAAAACAACAGTTTGGTGCAGAGCACGCCGGGAAAATTGCAGAACTACTGACGCAATACACCCGTTATAATTCCAGGCGAAAACCGGAATTGCTAGATCAAAACACTTATAGCTTGATCAACTACAATGAATTTGAGCATGTGGTAAAAGACTACAAGCAGCTAGAGCAGCAGGCTGAAGCCTTAGCAGGTGCGCTCCCTAAAGCTTATCAGGATGCATTTTATGAATTGGTTTGGCATCCCATACAAGCCTGTGCCAATCTGAATGAGTTATATTTTGAGGTGGCTAAAAACAAATATTACGCACAACTGGGTAACGCCAGTGCAACAAATGAGGCAGCTGCAGCAGCGAAGCAGCTTTTTGATAAAGATCAGCAGATCTCCAATTACTACAATCATCAACTGGCTGGGGGCAAATGGAACCACATGATGGATCAAACACATATCGGTTACGTAATGTGGTCTGACCCGAAAACCAATCGCATGCCGGATGTGGTTACGCTGAGTCCTGAGAGTGTATCAGGTCATCAAGAAACACCAATAGCCCAAGGATTGGAACACACCCCCAAAATTGACGGTTTGCCGGCAGACACACATGGCTACATTGCCATTGAAGCGGAGCACTATAGCAAAGCTGTTAACCAAAAAGGTATCAGTTGGTTAACTGTTCCAGATTATGGTAATACTTTATCTGGTGTTACCCCATGGCCGGTAACTGCATCAAGAATTAAGCCTGCGGCTGCCACGCCTCATCTTGAATATAACATCAGGCTGAAGGATACCGGTACCGTGGCCATCACCACTTATATATCGCCTACGCTCGATTTCAGGAACGGTGGCGATGGGCTTTATTACGCTATTTCTGTTGATGACGAGCAGCCTCAACTGGTAAATATGGCTGCCAAGACAGATAGCAAGGAATGGGCCGGGGCTGTTTCTGACAATATCAGAAAGCTGACTACCCGGCATCGCGTTAGCAAACCGGGAAAACATACCATAAAATATTGGATGGTTGACCCGGCGGTGGTGCTGCAAAAAATTGTACTGGATTCAGGAGGATTGAAACCGAGTTATCTCGGTCCACCTGAATAG
- a CDS encoding hybrid sensor histidine kinase/response regulator transcription factor has product MFWLIVLWMPLYSNAQNAINFTSITAKEGLASNTVSTIIKDRYGLMWFGTTNGLTKYDGTNFITYRHDPENSGSLPANEVLVSMEDKTGTLWIATGGGGLCAYDRESDRFVPFKGDGSWAELPGISIRALCQDHEGWIWVATYSDLRKIDPRTGRIVKLPILSADPEERKNFVALSLLEDSHQQMWVGTNQGLYLYNRQANRFTRFVHEANNPNSLSSSIVKCVAQDTRGNLWLGTFDGLNKWLGGNNFKAYRHNGDSRSGISNNTIFSLSANKNGTLWVGTEDGVDIYSPTTDSFEWLASNPRNIFSLKNNSIRSIFIDKAGIYWVGTFAGGISKYDQHLPLFNLKLSDPFDPAGLKSPFVPSITAYPNGKIVIGTDGAGIEFFDRKTGLFTLFTLRSKLSPDRKDLVVMALYVDRKGNLWAGTYHNGLFRIDANGQSEQFLAGNTDKNLSCNDITAITEDSKGNIWIGTLGHGVDIYDPAGKRFSYLNNNKDLPGTQASLPINDFISAIAVSPGGDVWIGSPGTGIAVYHPNSKTFTLYTRENSHLANGVISHLLVAKDGTVWVATNQGISYFDKATRKFQSFTEKDGLASGFAKMILEGDEGLLWVSTDRGISSFDRKRKLFRNFGAENGVQQGAFLVGSGVKASNGDVFFGGQDGFNYFNPAKLPNPSVPGPVLLNDLKVSNVSVIPGEQSPIKQQINIAKEMVLKYGQNFAISYGVLDFTSAKQAQYAYRLKGYDKDWNYVHRAHTANYTNIDPGTYVFQVKANNNDKAWDTPVTEIKITILPPFWRSIYAYIIYFLLIGGSLLWIRRRGINKIRREFEIEQEKLQVKQLIEHERLEAERLHELDLLKIKFLTDLSHEFRTPISLILAPVEKLLERNFEVDDAEHLHMINRNVRRLLNLVNQLLDIRKMEEQELKLELIQADAISFIRETADSFKDIAVKKQITFQIKVACDNWTVLFDKDKIERIIFNLLSNAFKFTPKGGVVSLSMELTDLNEERPALLVKVSDTGIGISADHIDKIFDRFYQVDNQDAVIKQGTGIGLSITREFVELHGGNVAVKSTPGRGTEFSIKLPLVRPEPSAPDADDVNVSDLNFPEARQPAEGESAEDKATDQRVTVLLVEDNDELRYYLADHLSKHYRIIEAANGKEGWQKALSAHPQLVISDISMPYMSGIELSKKLKADKRTCHIPVILLTAMTGEEEQLRGLQSGANDYLTKPFNFQILLTKVANLLDLNKHLKDTYTKQIQVTSEPLEIESTDVKLLNKVIKYIDDRLSDPDLSVEDLSKHVGMSRGSLYYKLRELTGLTPIEYMRTVKLDKAAVLLENSDYNVAQVAYMTGFGTPSYFSRMFKAKYGVLPSEYLNTKRGNKGKINTSSVSE; this is encoded by the coding sequence ATGTTTTGGTTGATTGTCTTGTGGATGCCATTGTACAGCAATGCCCAGAATGCCATCAATTTTACATCAATCACCGCCAAAGAGGGGCTGGCCTCAAATACGGTAAGCACTATTATTAAAGACAGGTACGGCCTGATGTGGTTTGGCACCACTAATGGCCTAACCAAGTATGACGGTACAAATTTTATTACCTACCGGCATGACCCGGAAAACAGCGGTAGTTTGCCTGCAAACGAGGTGCTGGTATCTATGGAAGATAAAACAGGCACGCTCTGGATAGCAACAGGCGGCGGTGGTTTATGTGCTTATGACCGGGAGTCTGATCGTTTTGTGCCCTTTAAGGGCGATGGCTCATGGGCAGAACTACCGGGAATTTCTATCAGGGCGCTGTGCCAGGATCATGAGGGATGGATCTGGGTAGCAACTTATAGCGACCTCCGTAAGATTGATCCCCGTACCGGGCGGATTGTAAAGCTGCCCATCTTGAGCGCTGACCCGGAAGAGCGCAAAAATTTTGTAGCGCTTTCTCTCCTCGAAGATTCACATCAACAGATGTGGGTGGGTACTAACCAGGGCCTTTATCTGTATAACCGGCAAGCCAACCGGTTTACCCGGTTTGTACATGAGGCCAATAACCCAAACAGCCTGAGCAGTAGCATTGTTAAGTGCGTGGCCCAGGATACTCGTGGAAATCTATGGCTGGGTACTTTTGATGGATTGAACAAGTGGCTGGGCGGTAACAATTTCAAAGCCTACCGGCACAACGGCGACTCGCGCAGCGGCATCAGCAATAACACCATCTTCTCCTTAAGCGCAAATAAGAACGGCACGCTTTGGGTGGGTACCGAAGACGGCGTGGATATTTACAGCCCGACAACGGATAGCTTTGAATGGCTGGCTTCTAATCCCCGCAATATTTTCAGCTTAAAGAACAACTCTATCCGCAGCATTTTTATAGATAAGGCAGGCATTTACTGGGTAGGCACATTTGCAGGAGGTATCAGCAAATATGATCAGCACCTGCCGCTGTTTAATTTGAAGTTGAGTGATCCATTTGATCCGGCGGGATTAAAGTCGCCATTTGTGCCATCAATAACTGCATATCCCAATGGCAAAATAGTGATTGGTACAGACGGTGCCGGGATAGAGTTCTTCGACCGGAAAACCGGCTTGTTTACGCTGTTCACCTTGCGCAGTAAACTGAGTCCTGATCGTAAAGATTTAGTAGTGATGGCTTTATATGTAGATCGCAAAGGCAATCTATGGGCCGGTACCTATCATAACGGATTGTTCCGCATTGATGCTAATGGCCAGAGTGAGCAGTTTTTGGCAGGCAATACCGATAAGAATTTGAGCTGTAATGATATCACCGCCATTACTGAGGATAGTAAAGGCAATATTTGGATAGGCACGCTGGGACATGGTGTTGACATTTACGACCCGGCAGGAAAACGCTTCTCATACCTCAACAACAATAAAGATCTGCCCGGCACACAAGCCAGCTTGCCTATAAATGATTTTATCTCGGCTATAGCGGTATCGCCCGGCGGCGATGTTTGGATCGGGTCGCCGGGGACTGGTATTGCGGTTTATCATCCTAATAGTAAAACTTTTACGCTTTATACCCGAGAGAACAGCCATTTGGCAAACGGGGTGATATCTCATCTGTTGGTAGCTAAAGACGGCACTGTTTGGGTAGCCACCAATCAAGGCATTAGCTATTTTGACAAAGCGACACGCAAATTTCAGTCATTTACCGAAAAAGATGGATTGGCCAGCGGATTTGCCAAAATGATTCTGGAAGGCGACGAGGGATTGCTTTGGGTAAGTACAGATCGGGGCATTAGTTCTTTTGATAGAAAAAGAAAGCTGTTTAGAAATTTTGGTGCCGAAAACGGCGTACAGCAAGGGGCGTTCCTGGTTGGCTCTGGTGTTAAAGCCAGTAACGGCGACGTGTTTTTTGGCGGGCAGGATGGGTTTAACTATTTTAATCCGGCTAAACTGCCAAATCCTTCTGTGCCGGGCCCCGTGTTGTTGAATGATCTGAAAGTTAGTAATGTTTCGGTTATCCCGGGCGAGCAGTCGCCCATTAAACAGCAAATCAATATTGCTAAAGAGATGGTGCTGAAATACGGGCAAAATTTTGCTATCAGCTACGGCGTGCTGGATTTTACATCGGCCAAACAAGCGCAATACGCTTACCGTTTGAAAGGGTATGATAAAGACTGGAACTATGTTCACAGGGCACATACGGCCAATTATACCAATATTGATCCGGGGACTTATGTGTTTCAGGTAAAAGCAAATAATAACGATAAGGCCTGGGACACGCCGGTTACCGAAATCAAGATCACCATCCTGCCACCATTCTGGCGATCAATCTATGCTTATATCATTTATTTTCTGCTGATAGGCGGCTCGTTGTTATGGATCAGACGGCGTGGAATCAACAAAATAAGAAGAGAGTTTGAGATTGAGCAGGAGAAGCTGCAGGTTAAGCAACTGATAGAACACGAACGCCTGGAGGCTGAACGCCTGCATGAGCTGGACCTGCTGAAGATAAAATTCCTGACAGACCTTAGTCACGAGTTTAGAACCCCGATCTCGCTTATTCTGGCACCGGTAGAAAAACTGCTCGAACGCAATTTTGAGGTAGACGATGCCGAACACCTGCACATGATTAACCGCAACGTGCGACGACTGCTTAATCTGGTAAATCAGCTGCTGGATATCAGAAAGATGGAGGAGCAGGAATTGAAGCTGGAGCTGATACAGGCAGATGCCATTAGCTTTATCAGGGAAACGGCTGATTCATTTAAAGACATCGCCGTAAAAAAACAGATCACTTTTCAGATCAAGGTGGCGTGCGATAACTGGACCGTTTTGTTTGACAAAGACAAGATTGAACGCATCATCTTCAACCTGCTATCAAATGCTTTTAAGTTTACGCCCAAAGGCGGTGTGGTATCGCTCTCCATGGAATTAACCGACCTGAACGAAGAACGACCGGCCTTATTGGTAAAGGTAAGTGACACAGGTATAGGTATTTCTGCAGATCATATCGATAAGATCTTTGATCGTTTTTACCAGGTTGATAATCAGGATGCCGTTATTAAGCAAGGCACTGGCATCGGCCTGTCCATCACCAGAGAGTTTGTGGAGTTGCATGGCGGCAACGTGGCGGTAAAAAGTACCCCGGGCCGCGGTACCGAGTTTTCTATTAAGTTACCGCTTGTGCGTCCTGAACCATCGGCGCCGGATGCAGATGACGTAAATGTATCAGACCTGAATTTCCCGGAAGCAAGACAGCCGGCCGAAGGGGAGAGCGCCGAAGATAAGGCGACAGATCAAAGAGTCACGGTGCTTTTGGTAGAAGATAATGACGAATTGCGCTACTACCTGGCAGACCATTTAAGCAAACATTACCGCATTATTGAGGCTGCTAACGGCAAAGAAGGCTGGCAGAAAGCACTGAGCGCGCACCCGCAGTTGGTTATCAGCGATATCAGCATGCCTTACATGTCGGGCATTGAATTAAGTAAGAAGCTGAAAGCCGATAAACGTACCTGCCATATCCCGGTGATTTTGTTAACCGCCATGACCGGCGAGGAGGAGCAACTGAGAGGCCTGCAATCTGGCGCTAATGATTATCTGACCAAACCTTTCAATTTCCAGATATTGCTTACTAAAGTTGCCAACCTGCTTGATCTGAATAAACATCTGAAAGATACCTATACCAAACAAATCCAGGTAACCAGCGAGCCCCTGGAAATAGAATCGACCGATGTAAAACTGCTTAACAAGGTTATTAAATATATAGACGATCGGCTGAGTGATCCTGATCTTTCTGTTGAAGATTTGAGTAAACATGTTGGCATGAGCAGGGGATCGCTTTATTACAAGCTTCGCGAGTTAACCGGTTTAACCCCAATAGAGTATATGCGCACAGTAAAGCTAGATAAGGCAGCCGTACTGCTTGAAAACAGCGATTATAATGTGGCGCAGGTTGCCTACATGACCGGGTTTGGAACGCCAAGCTATTTTTCAAGAATGTTTAAAGCCAAATACGGCGTTCTGCCATCAGAATATCTGAACACCAAGCGGGGCAACAAAGGCAAAATCAATACTTCATCAGTTTCAGAGTGA